The region gactggactaaagactgtgaacaggcatttacaaaggcaaaggaactcattatttcagacaaggtgctcacacactttgatccaaagcttcccctatgtctagcctgtgacgcttcaccttatggcattggtgcagttctatctcacaaaatgactgatggctcTGAACGCCCCATTGCCTTTGCATCACGCTCTTTATCACCTGCAGAGCGTAATTATGCACAGATTGACAGAGAAGCTTTAAGCTTAGTGTGGGGTGTTAAGAAGTTTAACCAATACCTGTATGGAAAACACTTCATGCTGATTACAGATCACCAGcctcttgtttccattttcagtccgaagaaaggtgttcctgctatggctgccgctcgtttacaacgttgggctctctttcttggagcacacacctataccatagactataaagggacgaaactacacggaaatgcagatggtctctctcgccttcctcaaccactgacagagaaggctactgatcctgctttaaatcttcacatgctgcaaatggaaccgcttccggtgacttgcgctcaaataagcaaagaaacaagaaacgaccctctgctatctcgagtgtatgacttaactgttaatggctggccaatgcatgcagatactgaacttaaggactatttcaccagaaaagaccagcttactgtgtcccaaggatgtgtcctgtgggggtcacgcgttgttgtacctcccaaactgcgatccaaagttctaaactcgctgcatgatgggcacatgggggtagttaagatgaagagtcttgctagaagttatgtgtggtggcctggccttgacaaccaaattgaaactctggtcaaaacatgcagaggatgtcaccagactcagcgctcacctcagattgcccctgtccacacttgggaatggcctgttgccccatggcaacgcgttcacattgactatgctggacctttcatggatcacatgttccttattgtggtcgacgctcattcgaaatggcccgaggttttcactgtaaagaaagcaactacaactgtaacagtgaaccagttacagatgctttttgcacgtacaggataccctcttcagcttgtaagtgacaatggtacccagtttactagtgaggagtttcagatcttcctgaaaagcaacggaataaaacaccttacttctgctcctcaccaccctgcaacgaatggacttgctgaacgttttgtacaaactttcaaacagtcgatgaaagccagtaggagggaggaagttccactacagcagaaaatcgccaactttctgctagcctacagaaacactccacatactactactggacagtcacctgcaatgttgttcatgggaagaaacctaagatctcgtttagatctcctgaaacctgacatccgagaacatgtttcaaacagacaatgttcaccaactcagttacaaaggaaactaagatcatttgacatcggacaaaaagtattggcaagagactatcgtaaccaaggcgacaagtggcaacatgcggaaattttgacacaaactggacCACTCTCATATACAGTGAGTGTTGAGCCTAATGTCGTCTGGCGCAGACATGTTGACCAGCTTTTGGACGCATCACCTGGAAATGCCGCTACTCAAACTACGACACCTACTGACCCACAAAACCCTAAGGACAGTACTCCAGCCTCTGACATCACCcctgaggaaaacatgtccacaccggagataatggacatacacaaaccaatgacaaacctacctgatcctcctggacgcagatatcctgagagggttcgcaaaccaccagacagacttgatttataaatgttgaaaagaaacaaatgttctttaaaagaaaaaaaaaaaaaaaaagttgttaatatttgatgttgaaaattgttgtgaattttgaaatgcctctaaaaagaaaagtatacacttaatagcacatagaaacatagtactattatttttttatttgatgattattggtgcatcaaagctggaagagaggaattgttatgtattgacttggaagtgttgtttctcgtttgcatattgcattgtttggtatgctctactttttgttgcccttctccgtgcggtgtggaggtgtgattggtcagcggatgaatatcattgtgatgaggcttgttcaggaaataaaaacacgctaacaaaagtaacgtgaatctgtgctctttacaaaggttatgtaagagaataaacataacagtATCATTAACAGTTAAGTCCCAAACTACATTGTGGCACTAATTAGACACAAATAACAACGACACGCAGAGGAGGCGTTAGGCCCaaagtggttttttttgtgactGGGAAGGGGATTCCTTGAACATGAAGAACTCCAGACTAGTTGAGAAACATTTTGGACTCATGGTGAGCTTCTTTCACTCCAACTCAAATAATGCAATCAAATCATTCCTCTTAGAATCACTCTTAAGGCCTGATTGATTGGCGCTAAATTGCATCTTCCCTGAACCGCAACTGTACTGCAAGGCAGGTTTATGAAAGCTTTTTTGATGACTGCAAATAAATTTCAGATTGACTAATATTGATCCAATGTCATACAAGTTGCTCTGAACACGCCACTGGAGCTAATGGGTTGCAGAGCTGCGAGAACAGATTTAGGCCATGCTCCTCTGCCTTGAAGACATAAgacaatgataaataaataagtcttGCGATTGGGCACTCTGCACGTGGCCATATGGTCTGCGAAGGGAGCCCATCTACAGCACCCGGGACGATTAATACAACCTGACAAGAACCATATCAAACATTTACAGCCTTGTAAGTGATCCACTGCTGCACACTGCACTTTTTGATAGGGCAGTTTGAAATTGCGTGGTTTATAGTGAATGGTCCACAGCTCCTGTTTCTCAAAGAGGACTGCATTAAA is a window of Syngnathus typhle isolate RoL2023-S1 ecotype Sweden linkage group LG1, RoL_Styp_1.0, whole genome shotgun sequence DNA encoding:
- the LOC133154711 gene encoding uncharacterized protein K02A2.6-like isoform X1 encodes the protein MCKLKYSNAKDKHNIRKGQKLHKVAQTDSDSSSEEELACLGLCATEENDGDVIWLTPKINGVPLKMELDTGSALSIISFNDYKKMFPDTKLSRTSVKLKTYTGEKVAPLGKLKVKVKYRNQKCNLELFVLKEGGVPLFGRRWLRQIKLNWHEIKSMHIASKQLTDMKLTEILDKHAHVFSEGIGTMKHIKARLELEEGAKAKFHKARPVPYALRPKVEAELQNLMDQGIVSKVDWSEWATPIVPVAKKSSDKVRICGDFKVTVNPVMHADQYPLPRIDDIFASLANGEHFTKIDLAQAYLQMEMDESSRKYLTINTHKGLYQYNRLVFGITSAPAIWQRAMDQVLQGIPGTQCYLDDIIVTGWDKDSHLQNLNAVLTKLEEYGLKANKKKCEFFKESIEYCGHKIDKHGLHKTQDKIEAVVKSPQPENVSQLRSFLGLVNYYHKFLPNLSTVLHPLNALLHQKAKWDWTKDCEQAFTKAKELIISDKVLTHFDPKLPLCLACDASPYGIGAVLSHKMTDGSERPIAFASRSLSPAERNYAQIDREALSLVWGVKKFNQYLYGKHFMLITDHQPLVSIFSPKKGVPAMAAARLQRWALFLGAHTYTIDYKGTKLHGNADGLSRLPQPLTEKATDPALNLHMLQMEPLPVTCAQISKETRNDPLLSRVYDLTVNGWPMHADTELKDYFTRKDQLTVSQGCVLWGSRVVVPPKLRSKVLNSLHDGHMGVVKMKSLARSYVWWPGLDNQIETLVKTCRGCHQTQRSPQIAPVHTWEWPVAPWQRVHIDYAGPFMDHMFLIVVDAHSKWPEVFTVKKATTTVTVNQLQMLFARTGYPLQLVSDNGTQFTSEEFQIFLKSNGIKHLTSAPHHPATNGLAERFVQTFKQSMKASRREEVPLQQKIANFLLAYRNTPHTTTGQSPAMLFMGRNLRSRLDLLKPDIREHVSNRQCSPTQLQRKLRSFDIGQKVLARDYRNQGDKWQHAEILTQTGPLSYTVSVEPNVVWRRHVDQLLDASPGNAATQTTTPTDPQNPKDSTPASDITPEENMSTPEIMDIHKPMTNLPDPPGRRYPERVRKPPDRLDL
- the LOC133154711 gene encoding uncharacterized protein K02A2.6-like isoform X2, with the translated sequence MSGILGNMDIFDSSVEDWTTYVERVEQYCLANEIQDERKVAVLLSVMGAKMYNLLRSLVAPAKPADKTFDEIMQIMKSHLNPAPLVIAERFRFHKRNQSRTETVSEYIAELRKLAEHCQFRDGLSDALRDRFVCGLHNESIQKRLLTEDKLTLQRAVEIAVSAETAARDATELQANGEHFTKIDLAQAYLQMEMDESSRKYLTINTHKGLYQYNRLVFGITSAPAIWQRAMDQVLQGIPGTQCYLDDIIVTGWDKDSHLQNLNAVLTKLEEYGLKANKKKCEFFKESIEYCGHKIDKHGLHKTQDKIEAVVKSPQPENVSQLRSFLGLVNYYHKFLPNLSTVLHPLNALLHQKAKWDWTKDCEQAFTKAKELIISDKVLTHFDPKLPLCLACDASPYGIGAVLSHKMTDGSERPIAFASRSLSPAERNYAQIDREALSLVWGVKKFNQYLYGKHFMLITDHQPLVSIFSPKKGVPAMAAARLQRWALFLGAHTYTIDYKGTKLHGNADGLSRLPQPLTEKATDPALNLHMLQMEPLPVTCAQISKETRNDPLLSRVYDLTVNGWPMHADTELKDYFTRKDQLTVSQGCVLWGSRVVVPPKLRSKVLNSLHDGHMGVVKMKSLARSYVWWPGLDNQIETLVKTCRGCHQTQRSPQIAPVHTWEWPVAPWQRVHIDYAGPFMDHMFLIVVDAHSKWPEVFTVKKATTTVTVNQLQMLFARTGYPLQLVSDNGTQFTSEEFQIFLKSNGIKHLTSAPHHPATNGLAERFVQTFKQSMKASRREEVPLQQKIANFLLAYRNTPHTTTGQSPAMLFMGRNLRSRLDLLKPDIREHVSNRQCSPTQLQRKLRSFDIGQKVLARDYRNQGDKWQHAEILTQTGPLSYTVSVEPNVVWRRHVDQLLDASPGNAATQTTTPTDPQNPKDSTPASDITPEENMSTPEIMDIHKPMTNLPDPPGRRYPERVRKPPDRLDL